The Mesorhizobium opportunistum WSM2075 DNA window AAATGGTCGTCGGCATCGCACATTATCTGACCGTATCGGCGATCCTGTTCACGCTCGGCGTGTTCGGCATCTTCCTGAACCGCCGCAACATCATCGTCATCCTGATGTCGGTCGAGCTGATCCTGCTTGCGGTCAACATCAACTTCGTCGCCTTTTCGGCGGCGCTCGGCGATCTGGTCGGCCAGGTGTTCGCGCTGTTCGTGCTGACGGTCGCAGCGGCGGAAGCCGCCATCGGACTTGCTATTCTCGTCGTCTTCTTCCGCAACCGCGGCTCGATCGCGGTCGAAGACGTGAACATGATGAAGGGTTGACGGAACCACCATGTATCAGGCCATCGTCTTCCTTCCACTGCTCGGCTTCCTGATCGTCGGCCTGTTCGGCACGTCGCTCGGCGCCAAGGCGTCCGAATACATCACCTCCGGCTTCCTGGTGATTTCGGCCCTGCTGTCGTGGGTTGCCTTCTTCAGCGTCGGCTTCGGCCATGGCGAGGTGTTCACCGTGCCGGTGCTGCACTGGATCCAGTCCGGAGGCCTCGACGTATCCTGGGCGCTGCGCATCGATACGCTGACGGTGGTGATGCTGGTGGTGGTCAACACCGTCTCGGCGCTGGTTCACATCTATTCGATCGGCTACATGCACCACGATCCGAATAGGCCGCGCTTCTTCGCTTACCTGTCGCTGTTCACCTTCGCCATGCTGATGCTGGTGACCGCCGACAATCTCGTGCAGATGTTCTTCGGCTGGGAAGGCGTGGGTCTGGCGTCCTACCTGCTGATCGGCTTCTGGTACAAGAAGCCGTCGGCCAATGCCGCCGCCATCAAGGCCTTCGTCGTCAACCGCGTCGGCGATTTCGGCTTCGCGCTCGGCATCTTCGGCGTGTTCGTACTGTTCGGCTCGGTCAACCTTGGCACCATCTTCGCCAATGCGGCGACCTTCGTCCCCGCTGAAGGCGCGCCGCAAGGAGCGGCCGTGCTCACCTTCCTCGGCCATGCGCTCGACAAGCAGGCGGCGATGACCGTCGTCTGCCTGCTCCTGTTCATGGGCGCCATGGGCAAGTCGGCGCAAGTGCCGCTGCACACCTGGCTGCCGGACGCCATGGAAGGCCCGACTCCGGTCTCGGCGCTGATCCATGCCGCCACCATGGTGACGGCCGGCGTGTTCATGCTGGCGCGGCTGTCGCCGCTGTTCGAGCTGTCGCATTCGGCGCTGACGGTGGTGACCTTCATCGGCGCCTTCACCGCCTTCTTCGCGGCGACCGTCGGTCTGGTCCAGAACGACATCAAGCGGGTCATCGCCTATTCGACCTGTTCGCAGCTCGGCTACATGTTCGTGGCGCTCGGCGTCGGGGCCTATGGGGCGGCAATCTTCCACCTGTTCACGCATGCCTTCTTCAAGGCGCTGCTGTTCCTCGGCTCGGGCTCGGTCATTCATGCCGTCTCCGACGAGCAGGACATGCGCAAGATGGGTGGCTTGAGAAAGCTGATCCCGGCCACCTACTGGATGATGGTGATCGGCACGCTGGCGCTGACCGGCGTCGGCATCCCGGTGACCGTCATCGGCACCGCCGGCTTCTTCTCCAAGGACGCCATCATCGAGACCGCCTTTGCCAGCCACAATTCGGTCGCCGGCC harbors:
- the nuoL gene encoding NADH-quinone oxidoreductase subunit L codes for the protein MYQAIVFLPLLGFLIVGLFGTSLGAKASEYITSGFLVISALLSWVAFFSVGFGHGEVFTVPVLHWIQSGGLDVSWALRIDTLTVVMLVVVNTVSALVHIYSIGYMHHDPNRPRFFAYLSLFTFAMLMLVTADNLVQMFFGWEGVGLASYLLIGFWYKKPSANAAAIKAFVVNRVGDFGFALGIFGVFVLFGSVNLGTIFANAATFVPAEGAPQGAAVLTFLGHALDKQAAMTVVCLLLFMGAMGKSAQVPLHTWLPDAMEGPTPVSALIHAATMVTAGVFMLARLSPLFELSHSALTVVTFIGAFTAFFAATVGLVQNDIKRVIAYSTCSQLGYMFVALGVGAYGAAIFHLFTHAFFKALLFLGSGSVIHAVSDEQDMRKMGGLRKLIPATYWMMVIGTLALTGVGIPVTVIGTAGFFSKDAIIETAFASHNSVAGLAFVLLVIAAGFTSFYSWRLIFMTFHGKPRASHEVMHHVHESPPVMLVPLFILAAGALFAGIIFHNSFIGEGYAEFWKASLFTLPDNHILHEIHELPLWVELSPFIAMLVGLALAWKFYIRSPEMPVNLAAQHRGLYAFLLNKWYFDELYDFLFVRPAKRLGSFLWKTGDGTIIDGLGPDGISARVVDVTNRVVKLQTGYLYHYAFAMLIGVAAFVTWMML
- the nuoK gene encoding NADH-quinone oxidoreductase subunit NuoK, yielding MVVGIAHYLTVSAILFTLGVFGIFLNRRNIIVILMSVELILLAVNINFVAFSAALGDLVGQVFALFVLTVAAAEAAIGLAILVVFFRNRGSIAVEDVNMMKG